Part of the Roseomonas sp. OT10 genome, CACCTCGCGCATCACCGCCGCCGCTTCCGTCACCAGCCGGGTGCGGTGGCGCTGGGCGTTGACGTAGTCGGGCGCGGGGACGAAGGCGCCGGCCATCAGCCGCTCCCGGCCATAGGCGCCGTAGAGCTCCGGCGTGGCGCGCAGCCATTCCGCGTGGATGGCGTGAGATTCCGAGCGCGAGATCAGCAGCCCGACCGAGGCCCAGGTGCCGAAGGGCGCCAGCGTCACGTCGCGGAGGCTGGCGCCCAGGTCGCGCAGGGCGCGGAGCGAATCCTCCATGGCCGCGAGGACCGCCGGCTCGCAGGCCACATCCTCCTCGTAGAAGTGGCGCACCACGCCGACGCGCAGCCCGGCGAGGCCCTTCTCCGCCCCCTCGGCGCAGGCGGCGGCGTAGTCGGGGATCGCCACCTCCGCGCTGCCGGGATCGCGCGGGTCGTAGCCCGCAAGCGCCTGGAGCAGCAGGGCGCAGTCCTCGGCCGTCCAGGCCATCGGCCCGGCATGGTCGAGCGAGAAGGCCAGCGGCAGCACGCCGCGCCGGCTGACCAGCCCGTAGGTCGGCTTGTGCCCGGCGATGCCGCACCAGGCGGCGGGGCCGCGGATCGAGCCGCCCGTGTCCGAGCCCAGCGCCGCCGGCAGCATCCCCGCCGCGACCGCGACCGCCGAGCCGGTGGAGGAGCCGGTCGGGTCGCGCTCCGTGTCCCAGGGGTTGCGCGAGGGCGGCCAGGGCAGGTCGAAGGAGGTGCCGCCGACGGCGAACTCCCAGGTGTTCAGCTTGGCCGGGATCACCGCCCCTGCCGCGCGGAGGCGGCGCACCGTCTCCGCATCCTCCAGCGGCACGTGATCGCGGAACAGCGCGGAGCCGCCGGTGGTGGGCAC contains:
- a CDS encoding amidase, yielding MSAPLHFATVAELSRLIRMRRLSPVELAEHCFARIDALDGRLCTVIAPMREAAMAEARAAEAEIAAGRWRGPLHGIPVGLKDIYETEGVPTTGGSALFRDHVPLEDAETVRRLRAAGAVIPAKLNTWEFAVGGTSFDLPWPPSRNPWDTERDPTGSSTGSAVAVAAGMLPAALGSDTGGSIRGPAAWCGIAGHKPTYGLVSRRGVLPLAFSLDHAGPMAWTAEDCALLLQALAGYDPRDPGSAEVAIPDYAAACAEGAEKGLAGLRVGVVRHFYEEDVACEPAVLAAMEDSLRALRDLGASLRDVTLAPFGTWASVGLLISRSESHAIHAEWLRATPELYGAYGRERLMAGAFVPAPDYVNAQRHRTRLVTEAAAVMREVDILVFPTSRQVASPIGEDIFGSGNGSAFFNRPHNLLGWPALSVCNGFDPAGLPIGLHIGGRPFEDALVLKVGAAMEQALGTRGRRPAIALEGTAA